A genomic stretch from Cyprinus carpio isolate SPL01 chromosome A12, ASM1834038v1, whole genome shotgun sequence includes:
- the LOC109079785 gene encoding bifunctional heparan sulfate N-deacetylase/N-sulfotransferase 2-like — translation MAGVRKLARVVRHQGLHHLIFALILFCLLSMAYLAYHVSAGPKIKEAPVPLPLGDCVATSVVGGGKRTPLFLPSQVSQRRHSVRTADTSRTEPVVLLFVESIYSQLGQEIIAILESSRFHYRTEIAPGKGDIPSLAWRGRGRYTLIVYENLLKYVNLDSWNRQLLDKYCQDYGVGIIGFYRANENSPSSAQLRGFPLFLRSNLPLWDYRVNPAAPLLYITKPNELEPGPLPADNWTTFLSNHSTYEPVLLASPRPAEPNQLPTHSHQQRALLATVMQDLGLHDGIQRVFFGGSLSFWLHKLLFVDAVGYLTGRRLSLSLDRFLLVDVDDIFVGKEGTRMKVADVEALLHTQNKLHSLVPNFTFNLGFSGKFFHTGTDEEDEGDDMLLRHRQEFWWFPHMWSHMQPHLFHNVSVLAEQMRLNRQFAMEHGIPTDMGYAVAPHHSGVYPVHSQLYEAWKSIWGIKVTSTEEYPHLRPARYRRGFIHNSIQVLPRQTCGLFTHTIFYKDYPGGPQELDKSIRGGELFLTVLLNPVSIFMTHLSNYGNDRLGLYTFESLVRFVQCWTHLRLQTLPPVRLAQKYFQIFPDERDPLWQNPCHDKRHKDIWSKEKTCDRLPKFLVIGPQKTGTTALHSFLALHPAITSSFPSPVTFEEVQFFSGPNYQRGIDWYMDFFPIPSNVSTDFLFEKSANYFDTEVAPKRAAALLPRAKIISILINPADRAYSWYQHQRAHQDPVALNYTFYEVISAGPSSPAALLSLHHRCLQPGAYSSHLERWLHHYQPSQLLIVDGVQLRSSPAQVMDGIQKFLGVTPYYNYTQALTFDESKGFWCQKLEAGRRCLGKSKGRKYPEMSLESRVFLSEYYREQNVELLRMLKRLGQPLPIWLRDELHNSSWS, via the exons ATGGCTGGAGTTAGGAAGTTGGCACGAGTAGTCAGGCACCAAGGTCTCCACCACCTGATCTTTGCACTCATCCTCTTCTGTCTACTCTCCATGGCCTACTTGGCTTATCACGTCAGTGCTGGACCCAAGATCAAGGAGGCCCCTGTGCCGTTACCACTGGGAGACTGTGTAGCTACATCGGTAGTTGGTGGAGGAAAAAGGACTCCACTGTTCCTGCCATCGCAGGTCAGTCAGCGGCGACACTCAGTGAGGACAGCAGACACCTCTCGGACAGAGCCTGTGGTGTTACTCTTTGTGGAAAGCATCTACTCCCAACTTGGACAAGAGATCATTGCCATTTTAGAGTCAAGCCGCTTTCATTACCGCACTGAAATTGCACCGGGGAAGGGGGACATTCCTTCTCTGGCTTGGCGAGGTCGAGGCAGATACACACTCATTGTCTATGAGAATCTGCTCAAGTACGTCAACTTGGACTCATGGAACCGCCAGTTACTGGACAAATACTGCCAAGACTATGGAGTGGGAATCATTGGCTTCTATAGGGCAAATGAAAACTCCCCATCCAGCGCTCAGCTTAGAGGCTTCCCTCTGTTCTTGCGTTCAAACCTGCCACTTTGGGATTACAGAGTCAACCCTGCTGCCCCCCTACTCTACATCACCAAACCTAATGAGCTGGAACCTGGCCCTTTACCTGCAGACAACTGGACCACCTTCCTGTCCAACCACAGTACTTATGAGCCTGTGCTGTTAGCTAGCCCCAGACCAGCAGAACCCAATCAGCTCCCAACACACTCACACCAACAGCGAGCTCTCCTGGCTACAGTTATGCAGGACCTAGGCCTTCACGATGGGATCCAGCGGGTGTTCTTTGGAGGTAGTTTGTCTTTTTGGCTGCACAAGCTGCTGTTCGTGGATGCCGTAGGTTATTTAACTGGCAGAAGGCTCAGCCTCTCGTTGGACAGATTTTTGCTTGTGGATGTAGATGACATCTTTGTCGGGAAGGAGGGGACACGCATGAAAGTGGCAGATGTTGAg GCGCTGcttcacacacaaaataaactcCATTCTCTGGTACCTAATTTCACCTTCAACCTGGGATTCTCTGGCAAGTTTTTCCATACAG GCACAGATGAGGAAGACGAGGGTGATGACATGCTGCTCAGACACCGGCAGGAGTTCTGGTGGTTCCCGCACATGTGGAGTCACATGCAGCCTCATCTCTTCCACAACGTCAGCGTACTCGCAGAACAGATGAGACTTAATAGACAGTTTGCAATG GAGCATGGGATCCCCACAGACATGGGTTACGCTGTAGCCCCCCATCACTCAGGTGTGTACCCTGTGCACAGTCAGCTTTATGAGGCCTGGAAGAGCATATGGGGCATCAAGGTAACCAGCACAGAAGAGTATCCTCATCTCAGGCCTGCACGCTACCGCAGGGGCTTCATTCATAACAGCATACAG GTTCTCCCCCGGCAGACCTGTGGGCTTTTCACACATACCATCTTCTATAAAGATTATCCAGGAGGCCCTCAGGAGCTGGACAAGAGCATCCGTGGAGGAGAGCTGTTCCTTACAGTTCTGCTCAATCCG GTTAGTATATTCATGACTCACCTGTCAAACTATGGCAACGACCGGCTGGGCCTGTACACCTTTGAGTCACTGGTCAGGTTTGTACAGTGTTGGACTCACCTGCGCCTGCAGACACTTCCTCCTGTCCGCCTCGCTCAAAAATACTTCCAGATTTTCCCTGATGAGAGAGACCCCTTGTGGCAG AACCCGTGTCATGACAAGAGACACAAAGACATCTGGTCCAAAGAGAAGACCTGTGACAGACTGCCCAAGTTTCTAGTGATTGGCCCTCAGAAGACTG GAACTACTGCGCTGCACTCGTTTCTCGCCCTTCATCCTGCAATTACCAGCAGCTTCCCCAGCCCCGTCACCTTTGAGGAGGTGCAGTTCTTCAGCGGACCAAACTACCAGCGTGGCATTGACTG GTATATGGATTTTTTCCCCATACCCTCAAACGTGAGCACAGACTTCCTGTTTGAGAAGAGCGCAAACTACTTTGACACTGAAGTTGCCCCGAAGAGAGCAGCTGCCCTGTTACCAAGAGCCAAAATCATTTCTATACTCATCAACCCTGCTGACCGTGCGTATTCCTGGTACCAG CATCAGAGGGCTCATCAGGACCCTGTGGCACTAAACTACACATTTTATGAGGTGATCTCTGCAGGGCCGTCGTCCCCTGCAGCTCTGCTCTCTCTGCACCACCGCTGCCTGCAGCCTGGAGCATACAGCAGCCATCTGGAGCGCTGGTTACACCACTACCAACCCAGTCag CTGCTGATCGTGGATGGTGTGCAGCTGCGCTCCAGTCCTGCTCAGGTGATGGATGGCATTCAGAAGTTTCTTGGAGTCACACCATACTACAACTACACACAGGCGCTGAC GTTTGACGAGAGTAAAGGTTTCTGGTGTCAGAAACTGGAGGCAGGACGTCGCTGTCTGGGAAAAAGCAAAGGAAGGAAATATCCAGAAATGAGCCTGGAG TCGAGGGTGTTTCTGTCAGAGTATTACCGCGAGCAGAACGTGGAGTTACTCAGGATGTTGAAACGTCTGGGTCAGCCGCTGCCCATTTGGCTCAGAGATGAACTGCACAACTCCAGCTGGAGCTGA